Below is a genomic region from Rana temporaria chromosome 3, aRanTem1.1, whole genome shotgun sequence.
gtggcggctgagagagaggacgttatactacgtgctctcgcccagccgagccgacctgccgacgtagaacggcggtgtgcggtcggctagtggttaaatgaAAATACCTTTTGTTAACCCCCCGTTGACTGGATACCCTTACCACACTGTCATGTATCCGCTCTGCTGAATGCATGCCTCCTCAGCTCCAGTCCTGTCTTGACTACACTATCTTCTGCCTTACCATGTGGGATCCTGGCTCATCTTGACTATGTCACTGAGACTGGATGTAGCCTGCTACCAAGTTACAGGCACTCGTGCTTCTTTGAGCCTTGTTCCTCTGTCACCACACTCAGGGGTGCTTGGACCGGAgctgcaagggaagccctcttgtCAGCTTGGCCTCCAACCAAGATATCTGACAGACAATACAATGTAATAATGTTCCTTTTTGGAGAATATATAAAGTTTGATGGTTCACTGGGTGTTCCCTATGTTCAGTATATAAACTTTCAGATACAACACTCTGTGGATATTGACACATTTATTTTCTCAGTTATCCACACTACCTAATCAATTGGGGGCACTGACTGAGAGTCCAACCTGTTCTTAAAGATGGAAATAAGGTTCTGCTCTTTAAAACCACACAGGGAACACCATAACATACCAGTAGCCTACAGAGggtgaaaaaaaatctctctctctcttaatctatctatctatctaatatatatatatataatttgggaACGGAGGCTCTGAGTtcagtaagattttttttttcttatgtttattTCATATGagctattcattttattttattttcaaactggagttctgctttaaagaaaaGTTAAATGTATCCTGTTTATTTATTAATGCTAATATTAGGTGTTTACTTGCAGATTATGACTATTATGTGTTACGTGAAATTATTCAAGTCTTACGTGTATCAAGCATACATTGGAGTGTGACCATTCTTGCCCCATCCATCTACACTGTTGTGTTCCTCGTGGCTCTTCCTCTCAATATCATGGCGATCGTCATATTCCTGGTGAAGGTGAAGCTCAGGAAGCCGGCAGTGGTCTACATGCTGAACCTCGCTGCTGCAGATGTCGTCCTCATTAGCGTCCTGCCTTTTTATATTGTCTACAGATTCTTTGGATCCAACTGGGTCATCGGAGAAGGAATGTGTCGCTTTGTCACGGCAGCATATTACTGTAACATGTACTGCTCCATCCTGCTCATGACAAGTATCAGTGTGGACCGTTTCCTGGCCGTTGTCTACCCGGTGCGGTCTCTTTCCTGGCGCACAGTGACCCGAGCCTGGCTGGTGTGTGGTGTCATCTGGGTCATCTCATTGGCCAGCACTGTGCCTCTTCTCATAAGAGAACAAACCCAGAAATATGATAGAGAAAATGTAAACCTAATAATATGTCAtgatgttcatcatttttcagctTATTTTGATTTTACTGTTACCTATTTCTCCACTGTTAtctcacttttatttttcttaccaTTATTTATTACAACTTTCTGTTACATCGGAATCATCCACAATGTCAGCAGATCAAAATCTGATGCCACACCTAAGAGATCACGAGCTATCCGCCTAACCGTGGTTGTGCTAAGTGTGTTTGTCCTTTGTTTTGGCCCCACCAATGTCCTCTATTTAATTACCTATGTGACATTGCATAAGAGTTATTATGGCTCTCTGTATGTTCCCTACATCCTCTCTTCCTGTATCAGCACCATCAGCTGCTGTCTGGATCCTCTTATCTATTATTTTGCATCCTCCAAGTATCAGAGATACGTCTACAGCTTGCTGCGCTGTAAGAAAAATTCTCGCCTTGCGGTAAAACAAAAGTCTATCCTTAAAGGCAAAGAGCAGCAACCAGAGAGTGGACCAGAAGGAGAGGACCAGAGAGAGAGACTAGAACCGGGAACAGATGAAATTcgtccagttcagcaggaactggaggACTTTCagtgagtgtgtgtgtctgtTCAACAGAAACCGGCATAACGGCAGGCTTCTCTCGAAAAGGTCttcctggaaaaccagcattggATTAGTgcttgccagccaatggctgcggtgctgatctgtgtattctgaaggGTGGAGTCTCCACTATCAGAATACAAAAGAACACCCAGAGAGACCTCTGGATCAACATCATTTGTGTGgatctgtcagattttttttttctctccttaatTTGATCTTGCAGTAATTTTCCAGAAAAAATGTTCAAATAACATACATGTCACTTAATTCTGTAATTCGTTAAAGTCTACTTTACTAGTCTTATAAATAaagttatttaaatatatatatatatatatatatcatttaaccacttaaggcccggaaGGATTTTTCCCCTTAACGACCAGGCCTTTTTTGCTATACCGCActgctgtgtcgctttaactgacaatttgcgccgtcatgcgacgttgtacccaaacaaaattgatgtcctttttttcccacaaatagagctttcttttggtggtatttgatcacctcttcggtttttattttttgtgctataaacaaacaaaagagtgaccattttggaaaaaaagcataattttttactttttgctacaataaatatccccaaaaaaagataaagcAACAAATGTCTTCCTTGGTTTagaccgatatatattcttctacataatttcggtaaaaaaaaaatcgcaataagcgtatattgattggtttgcgcaaaaaatataggcccggattcacgtacctcggcgcatagttatgccggcataGCCTatcaaatatacgctacgccgacgtagcgcagagcggcaagcacagtattcataaagcacttgctcccagcgttgcgccggcgtaatgtaaattcttcaccgtaagccggcctaattcaaagtaggtggaagtgggcgtgatccatttaaatgaagcgtgacaccatgcaaatgatgggctgaatgaacggcgcatgcgctgtcccgtggacgcatcccagtgcacatgctcagaatcacacctAAAATACTctataagatacgtcgaatcactgcctacgacgtgatgtaacctacgcccagccctattcacgtactactacgtaaactacgtaaaataggacggctgttccctggtccataccttaacatgacttacccttgctttatgaggcttaactttacgccggacgtacgacttgcgtaaaccgtgtatatgaatgcgccgggcgcaagtacgtttgtgaatgggcgtatctccctcatttgcatattcaaattgtAAATAAATGGaaacgccccttgcggccagcgtaaatatgcgccgacgatacgacggcgtaggaaacttacgttggtcggatgaagcctaatttcaggtgtatctagttctatgggcacggcgcatagatacgacggcgcacatttacacttacgctgcgtatctcgagatacgtcagcgtaagtgctacgtgaatccgggccatagtgtttactaaatagggaatagatttttttttttttactagtaatggcagtaacctgcgatttttagcgggactgtgacattgcggcagacagatcggacacctaatgccttgtacacacgatcagaattttcgatggaaaaagtcagacggactttttccatcggatattccgaccatgtgtagtcccatctgagttttttcatcggacattccaaggaattccgtcggagtttagatagagaacatgttctattttactctgatggaattcctttggaattccgatgtgattttggccaggcaaaagcttgaacgtgtgtacggggcattacagacacctttgacacttttttgggaaccagtgatatTATTACCGTGATCAGCGCACTGTCAAAGGGgttaaaaagagagagagagagagaggcttgtaaagcgcaacacatgggaactgaatcgcctctgggcgctgtatccatttcatgggtaaggaaccccttgacctcagaagagatgggtgttaatctttctcctaaaggccaagtggtccgactccagtcggatggtggttggtagtgcattccacaggcgaggtccctggactgcaaatcttcgatctcctttggacttgtatctggctttgggtatctggagtaggttttgattggtggatcacaGAATGCGATGGagattatgggcttttatttttttgcatagatattggggggtgttgccttgaatacacttatgtattaggcagagtgccttgaaagtgattctgtcttttactggcaaccaatgaagggatctcagtgaaggtgagactgactcccatggttttttcccagtcactaatcgagcggccgtattttgaacgacttgcagacgagtgatttggtatttggggagtcctagatagagggcatttgcgtagtcgagtctggaattgatgattgttcccaccacgactgcaatgtcctctttcgggataaagggcgtgagtctgcgtagttaaaggagttaacatcaggtgccatcaaagggttaaatgttttccctgcaggtgttttctaactgtatgggggatgggctgcctgaggaaacacacagatccattttcctgcatagcagaaaaacgggatctgtgtgatctccccgGTCAGAACAGAGATTTACCTTGTTTATCGATTGCGGGTGGGCGGTGGACATTGAGTCCCCCcccacccgctgattggcttccCTGCTGGCCAGTGGGCGCACATGCCTGCCCACAATATAGAGTTGCAGAGTCGCTGTACAATGACAGTGATTCACAGGAATGAGCTGACCTGTCGCAGTACAAtaatggtggctggtcggcaagtggttaaactggtccCGGCTTCTAAAGCTTCCTGGAGATGTGAGTGATGTCACTGGAGGAGTGAGTGATGCCACTGGaggtgttggtggtgtcactggaggagtgagtgatgccactggaggtgttggtggtgtcactggaggaGTGAGTGATGTCACTAGAGGTGTAAGTGATGTCACTGGAGGTGTGATTGATGTCACTAGAGGTGTAAGTGATGTCACTGGAGGTGTGAGTGGTGTCACTGGAGGTGTGAGTGACGTTACTGAAGGTGTTGGTAATGACACTGGAGGTGTGAGTGATGTCCTGTTCCTCCTGGAAAAGTCACATGTGTGAAAGCCGGATGTGTGAAAGGATTGTGAACTCGCTCCAGCTCCTTGCAGTGTTCAGTGGGCGGCACGATGACGTCAGTCATGCTACCTGAAGGGTTGGAAGCCGGGGCCGAGCTATGGCTATAAG
It encodes:
- the LOC120933679 gene encoding proteinase-activated receptor 1-like is translated as MAIVIFLVKVKLRKPAVVYMLNLAAADVVLISVLPFYIVYRFFGSNWVIGEGMCRFVTAAYYCNMYCSILLMTSISVDRFLAVVYPVRSLSWRTVTRAWLVCGVIWVISLASTVPLLIREQTQKYDRENVNLIICHDVHHFSAYFDFTVTYFSTVISLLFFLPLFITTFCYIGIIHNVSRSKSDATPKRSRAIRLTVVVLSVFVLCFGPTNVLYLITYVTLHKSYYGSLYVPYILSSCISTISCCLDPLIYYFASSKYQRYVYSLLRCKKNSRLAVKQKSILKGKEQQPESGPEGEDQRERLEPGTDEIRPVQQELEDFQ